One region of Chitinophaga varians genomic DNA includes:
- a CDS encoding outer membrane beta-barrel family protein, with the protein MLAAERSHAQQLSSQQPDSNTVTSMKNLNAITISGKKKLVVSKGDKLIYNATADISNKAGSASDVLRKVPLLTVGPDGEVKMRGDPNIKVLLNGLPSGIFAKNLKEALKMIPASSIAAIEVITSPSAKYEAEGAAGVINIITKKKIKGTSIETTVSAGNLEQSASAALSTVKGNMELSLSLNASNQRERRTSTLNRTSLFNGQPAGELLQETEIIQHERGLYGNAGLTWHADSLQKISTTLTFWNGSWPSRSTLYNRYQDSKSTTEYNQNNRQTNSSGYYELSATYQKRFRRKVQELQVLGMVSNISDRSEYNTNQYTLSGVNYFRESGPNNSKSWDFSLQADYTHPLNKTGRNVLETGVKFSRTSANTTYSARNNEHNPGSTDLVEISSRSDQMKYFQNIYAGYVSLKFETANKWMFRTGLRFEGTSLGSEFRRAPSSFDASFNNLVPGLLVAKTLNDQHDVKFSYTERIRRPWIWDLNPFVNASDPRNLTSGNPLLRPETTRTLEAGYNYNAPSGFTLNNSVYFSANSNAIEMLTTVDSLGISRTSPRNVAANKRLGANINAAMELSSSLSVNGGVELYQVWFKSDALQVKNEAGFYSFNLNVSWSLPKDFTLQASGDYSNGYVTLQGRNSASWSYSFSAQKEFLDKKASVMIGVTNPFQNSMLQRSTATAPSFRSTEVNNFFNRGFHVAFNWKFGSLKSGNNSEEKKMPPMGRH; encoded by the coding sequence ATGTTGGCCGCTGAGAGGTCACATGCACAACAACTCTCGTCCCAGCAACCTGACAGCAATACCGTCACCAGCATGAAAAACCTGAACGCCATTACTATCAGCGGCAAAAAGAAGCTGGTGGTAAGTAAAGGCGATAAGCTGATATACAATGCTACCGCAGATATCAGCAACAAGGCCGGCTCCGCCAGCGATGTGCTGCGGAAAGTACCGCTGCTGACCGTAGGCCCCGACGGAGAGGTGAAAATGCGGGGCGACCCGAATATAAAAGTGCTGCTGAACGGGCTGCCGTCGGGCATCTTCGCCAAAAACCTGAAAGAGGCGCTGAAAATGATCCCTGCCAGCAGCATCGCTGCTATTGAAGTGATCACGTCCCCTTCGGCCAAATACGAGGCAGAAGGAGCGGCGGGCGTTATCAATATCATCACCAAAAAGAAAATAAAAGGCACCAGCATAGAAACCACCGTCAGCGCCGGCAACCTGGAACAGTCTGCCAGTGCGGCACTGAGCACCGTAAAAGGCAATATGGAACTAAGCCTGAGCCTCAATGCCAGCAATCAACGGGAACGAAGAACATCCACCCTTAACAGGACTTCTTTGTTCAATGGCCAACCGGCAGGAGAACTGCTGCAAGAGACGGAAATCATCCAGCATGAACGGGGCCTCTATGGCAACGCCGGCCTTACCTGGCATGCCGACTCCCTGCAAAAAATCAGCACCACCCTTACTTTCTGGAACGGTTCCTGGCCTTCCCGCAGCACGCTGTACAACCGCTACCAGGACAGCAAAAGCACTACTGAATACAATCAGAACAACCGCCAGACCAACAGTTCCGGATATTATGAACTCTCTGCCACCTATCAGAAGCGGTTCCGCCGAAAGGTGCAGGAGTTGCAGGTACTGGGCATGGTCAGCAACATCTCCGATCGTTCTGAATATAACACCAACCAATATACGCTATCGGGGGTGAACTATTTTCGTGAATCCGGGCCTAACAACAGCAAATCATGGGACTTCAGCCTGCAGGCAGATTATACCCATCCGCTGAACAAAACCGGCAGAAATGTCCTTGAAACAGGTGTTAAGTTCAGCAGGACCAGCGCCAATACCACTTACAGCGCCAGGAACAACGAGCACAATCCCGGCAGCACCGACCTGGTTGAAATATCTTCCCGCTCCGACCAGATGAAATATTTTCAAAATATTTACGCAGGTTACGTCAGCCTGAAGTTTGAAACTGCAAATAAATGGATGTTCCGCACAGGCCTTCGTTTTGAAGGCACCAGCCTGGGGAGTGAGTTCCGGCGGGCGCCATCATCCTTTGATGCTTCGTTCAACAACCTGGTGCCGGGTCTACTGGTAGCCAAAACCCTAAATGATCAGCATGATGTGAAATTCAGCTATACAGAACGCATCCGCAGGCCATGGATATGGGACCTCAATCCCTTCGTAAACGCCAGCGACCCGCGTAACCTCACTTCCGGCAACCCGCTGCTGCGGCCCGAAACAACCAGGACACTCGAAGCCGGCTACAACTACAACGCCCCTTCCGGGTTCACTTTAAACAACAGCGTGTATTTCAGCGCCAACAGCAACGCTATCGAAATGCTGACCACCGTAGACAGCCTGGGCATCTCCAGGACCAGTCCACGTAACGTGGCCGCCAACAAGCGGTTAGGCGCCAATATCAACGCCGCCATGGAACTCAGCAGCAGCCTGAGCGTCAACGGCGGCGTGGAACTGTACCAGGTATGGTTCAAAAGCGACGCCCTTCAGGTGAAAAATGAAGCAGGCTTCTATTCCTTCAATCTGAATGTATCATGGTCCCTCCCCAAAGACTTTACCCTCCAGGCGTCCGGCGACTATAGCAACGGCTACGTGACGCTTCAGGGAAGGAATTCAGCGTCCTGGTCTTACAGTTTCTCCGCTCAAAAGGAATTCCTGGATAAAAAAGCCAGTGTGATGATTGGCGTTACAAATCCTTTTCAGAACAGCATGCTGCAACGCAGTACGGCCACAGCTCCCAGCTTCCGCAGCACGGAAGTCAACAACTTCTTTAACCGTGGCTTTCATGTCGCTTTCAACTGGAAATTTGGATCGCTGAAATCCGGTAACAATAGTGAAGAGAAGAAAATGCCGCCGATGGGACGGCATTAG
- a CDS encoding alpha/beta hydrolase — translation MEILPQVQEVLTYIDSVEVTHITDKITASRESYERLNPLAGEQEAVFSVENKTLVFTDREINIRIYRPSSQTALPAMVYFHGGGFSKGSLETHDRPLRQLANHSGIVIIAVDYRLAPEYQFPHGLNDCIDATQWVMHHAAELGIDGHRIAVGGDSAGGTLAAGVAGKLDNITCQVLIYPATDSSLQTPSWSEFANGPVITREGLIEVWKNYTADKIKAAPIYNKDLSGMPDTFIITAEYDPLRDEGMAYAGKLRQANVEVTEKMYPRMIHGFWQFGGVIDQGREAIADVAGYIRRKLGK, via the coding sequence ATGGAAATTTTACCACAGGTACAGGAAGTACTGACTTACATCGATTCAGTTGAGGTGACGCATATAACAGATAAGATAACAGCTTCAAGGGAATCCTATGAACGGCTGAATCCACTTGCCGGAGAGCAGGAAGCAGTATTTTCTGTAGAGAACAAAACGCTCGTTTTCACCGACCGGGAAATTAATATCCGTATTTACAGGCCTTCTTCACAAACAGCATTGCCCGCAATGGTATACTTTCATGGCGGCGGCTTCTCTAAGGGAAGCCTGGAAACGCACGACCGTCCGCTACGCCAGCTGGCCAACCATTCAGGCATAGTGATTATTGCAGTTGATTACCGGCTTGCACCCGAATATCAGTTCCCCCATGGCCTCAATGATTGTATCGATGCAACGCAATGGGTCATGCATCATGCAGCTGAACTGGGTATCGACGGCCATCGTATAGCCGTGGGCGGAGACAGCGCAGGCGGCACGCTGGCCGCCGGGGTGGCCGGAAAGCTGGATAACATTACATGTCAGGTGCTCATATATCCTGCTACGGACTCTTCGCTCCAAACGCCCTCCTGGTCAGAGTTTGCGAATGGCCCTGTTATCACCAGGGAAGGCCTCATCGAAGTATGGAAAAATTATACGGCCGATAAAATCAAGGCTGCTCCCATATACAACAAAGACCTGTCAGGGATGCCCGATACCTTTATCATAACGGCAGAATATGATCCGCTGCGCGATGAAGGAATGGCTTATGCCGGCAAACTTCGCCAGGCGAATGTGGAAGTGACCGAAAAGATGTATCCCCGGATGATACATGGCTTCTGGCAATTTGGCGGGGTAATAGACCAGGGCAGAGAGGCAATAGCAGATGTAGCCGGGTATATCAGGCGGAAACTGGGGAAATAA
- a CDS encoding dihydrofolate reductase family protein: MKKIILNLAVTLDGFIEGPNGEVDWCIMDDDMDFGGFIASVDTIFYGRVSYDAWGNFQPDEATSPAESEMWQGIHSKKKYVFSHQRRQDDNATFISTDIVSQVAAIKQQGGKDIWLYGGASLIKTFIKEGLIDVYKVSVHPVVLGTGKPLFEDIKERIGLKLTDTQVFKSGVVQLTYEPGA; the protein is encoded by the coding sequence ATGAAGAAAATCATTTTGAACCTGGCCGTTACTTTAGACGGATTTATTGAAGGACCAAACGGGGAGGTGGATTGGTGTATTATGGATGATGATATGGACTTTGGTGGATTTATTGCAAGTGTCGATACGATATTTTACGGCAGAGTAAGTTATGACGCCTGGGGGAATTTTCAACCGGATGAAGCTACCAGCCCTGCAGAAAGCGAAATGTGGCAAGGCATACATTCCAAGAAGAAATATGTTTTTTCGCATCAAAGGCGGCAGGATGACAATGCCACATTCATTAGTACCGATATCGTTAGCCAGGTGGCAGCCATAAAGCAGCAGGGTGGTAAAGACATTTGGTTGTATGGCGGTGCAAGCCTTATCAAGACATTTATAAAGGAAGGTCTTATTGATGTGTATAAAGTATCGGTGCATCCGGTAGTGTTAGGGACCGGTAAGCCATTGTTTGAAGATATAAAAGAACGGATAGGGTTAAAGTTGACAGATACGCAGGTTTTTAAATCCGGTGTGGTGCAGCTTACCTATGAACCCGGAGCATAA
- a CDS encoding NAD-dependent epimerase/dehydratase family protein, protein MEQKKLALVSGANGHLGNNLVRLLLSKGIPVRASVRSLKNKEPFAGLHCEVVQADITDKASFVRALKGVDTFYAVGASFKLWAKDPQKEIYDVNIAGTRNTIEAAVEAGVKRIVYVSSIAALDYTHLPTKESNGYNPDRRDMYYNSKNDGEKLAFELAKKHGIELVAVLPAAMIGPVAFAPLNVSYNIIRLILQKQIPVETNITLNWIDVRDVAEGCYLAATKGKNGERYILASEKCTSIKETTKIAQQLFPELKLKLPVAVPRPILYAVAWLMETGSKISGKAPVLTMKDIAMFSGLQQNFDISKARTELGFNPKNSRDAVKEAMHYLRENAHRLS, encoded by the coding sequence ATGGAGCAAAAAAAATTAGCCCTCGTTTCCGGCGCAAACGGACATTTAGGCAACAACTTAGTAAGACTTCTTCTCAGCAAAGGAATTCCGGTGAGGGCTTCCGTACGCAGCTTAAAAAACAAAGAGCCTTTTGCAGGCCTGCACTGCGAAGTAGTACAGGCTGATATTACCGACAAAGCATCATTTGTAAGAGCCTTAAAGGGCGTAGATACTTTTTACGCGGTAGGAGCTTCCTTTAAACTCTGGGCCAAAGACCCCCAAAAGGAAATTTACGATGTAAACATCGCAGGCACCCGCAATACCATAGAAGCAGCTGTGGAAGCCGGTGTAAAAAGAATTGTATATGTCAGCTCGATAGCGGCGTTGGATTATACGCATCTTCCCACAAAAGAAAGCAACGGTTACAATCCGGACCGCAGAGACATGTATTATAATTCGAAGAACGATGGGGAAAAGCTGGCTTTCGAACTGGCTAAAAAGCATGGTATTGAACTGGTGGCCGTACTTCCAGCCGCTATGATAGGCCCTGTTGCCTTTGCACCATTGAACGTATCGTACAACATTATCCGGTTGATCCTGCAAAAACAGATCCCGGTTGAAACAAATATCACCTTAAACTGGATCGATGTAAGAGACGTGGCTGAAGGCTGTTATCTTGCTGCCACCAAAGGGAAAAACGGAGAGAGATATATCCTGGCCAGTGAAAAATGTACCTCCATCAAAGAAACCACAAAAATTGCGCAGCAGTTATTCCCGGAACTGAAGTTGAAACTGCCGGTGGCCGTTCCCAGGCCGATATTATACGCCGTAGCCTGGTTAATGGAAACAGGCAGTAAAATAAGCGGCAAAGCGCCCGTACTGACAATGAAGGATATTGCCATGTTCTCAGGGCTACAGCAGAACTTCGACATATCCAAAGCGCGTACAGAACTGGGGTTTAATCCTAAAAACAGTAGAGACGCCGTAAAAGAAGCGATGCATTACCTCCGTGAAAATGCACATCGGTTAAGCTGA
- a CDS encoding nitrilase family protein, with the protein MEKLIMATAQFEHRSGDKSYNLDTIERMTASAAAQGAKVIAFHECSITGYTFASKLSKEQMLDLAEPIPEGPSIRRLAAISETYGVVILAGLFEKDEQQRIYKAYVCVDKNGLVAKFRKLHPFINPHITPGSEYCVFDLFGWKCGILICYDNNIIEHVRATRLLGAEIIFMPHATMCTPSPRPGAGFVDLRLWENKENDPTSLRLEFEGMKGRDWLMKWLPARAYDNAVYCIFSNPIGIDDDQLRNGRSMVIDPFGDILAECTELGDQFVTATLTREKLQMAGGYRYIKARRPELYRDIIGQEHQSEQKVAWMSDGVPSLQK; encoded by the coding sequence ATGGAAAAACTTATTATGGCGACCGCTCAATTTGAGCATCGTAGCGGGGACAAGTCCTACAATCTTGACACTATTGAACGCATGACCGCAAGTGCAGCCGCACAAGGCGCAAAAGTCATCGCCTTCCATGAATGTTCCATCACGGGATATACATTTGCAAGCAAGCTTTCCAAAGAGCAAATGCTGGACCTGGCGGAACCGATCCCGGAAGGGCCTTCCATAAGGAGGCTGGCGGCCATTTCTGAAACTTATGGCGTTGTGATTCTTGCCGGTCTCTTTGAAAAAGATGAACAACAGCGCATCTATAAAGCCTATGTATGCGTAGATAAAAATGGGCTTGTTGCCAAATTCAGAAAACTACACCCCTTTATCAATCCCCATATCACTCCCGGGAGTGAGTATTGTGTTTTCGACCTCTTTGGCTGGAAATGCGGCATTTTGATCTGTTACGATAATAATATAATTGAGCACGTAAGGGCAACGCGGTTGTTGGGCGCCGAAATCATCTTTATGCCGCATGCCACCATGTGTACCCCATCACCTCGTCCAGGCGCTGGTTTTGTGGATCTTCGCCTGTGGGAAAACAAAGAGAATGACCCTACTTCCTTGCGCCTGGAATTTGAAGGAATGAAAGGGCGGGACTGGTTAATGAAATGGCTGCCGGCAAGAGCCTATGATAATGCTGTTTATTGTATCTTTTCCAACCCCATCGGTATAGATGACGACCAACTCAGGAACGGCCGGTCTATGGTAATCGATCCTTTTGGAGATATTTTAGCAGAATGTACCGAGCTTGGCGATCAATTTGTTACAGCCACACTCACTCGTGAAAAACTACAGATGGCCGGAGGATATCGTTATATTAAGGCTCGTCGCCCCGAACTTTATCGTGACATTATTGGACAAGAGCATCAGTCGGAACAGAAAGTCGCATGGATGTCTGATGGGGTCCCCTCGTTGCAAAAATAA
- a CDS encoding Crp/Fnr family transcriptional regulator yields MHEQLISLISQSAKLSERDEALYRQYFEPVLQPRNRVIEEEGKIPKYLYFIVSGFVRLFHYNEKGDEVTTHINCPPGFITSYFNFINQTVSDENLECITDCELLRITKNNLEALTRESAAFKDFSILVFQQSLAYNEKRSKELAALSAEQRYKNLMDEHPEILHNVPLQYIASFLGMNPKSLSRIRKQIIR; encoded by the coding sequence ATGCACGAACAACTAATAAGCCTCATTTCCCAAAGCGCAAAGCTAAGCGAGCGCGACGAAGCCCTGTACAGACAGTACTTTGAGCCGGTACTTCAGCCCCGGAACCGCGTTATTGAAGAAGAAGGGAAAATCCCGAAATACCTGTATTTCATCGTTTCCGGGTTTGTCAGGCTGTTCCACTACAATGAAAAAGGCGATGAGGTGACCACGCATATCAATTGCCCTCCCGGCTTCATCACTTCTTACTTTAACTTTATCAATCAGACAGTGTCCGACGAAAACCTGGAATGTATAACTGACTGTGAATTGCTACGGATTACCAAAAACAACCTGGAAGCCCTCACCCGGGAAAGCGCAGCGTTCAAAGACTTCAGTATCCTGGTTTTTCAGCAGTCGCTTGCCTATAATGAAAAACGTTCCAAGGAACTGGCCGCGCTCAGCGCAGAGCAACGGTATAAAAACCTGATGGATGAACATCCCGAAATTCTCCATAATGTCCCCTTGCAATACATCGCCTCATTCCTGGGCATGAACCCTAAAAGCCTGAGCAGGATCCGCAAACAGATCATTAGGTAA
- a CDS encoding helix-turn-helix domain-containing protein, producing MKHQIAKPCPALASHIHSFWELKGDDNDNQWERIFPDGCAGIVVNLGASCKTDSGLTTMEHGKTYVVGAMTTFKDSFMNMDTHLLGVCLKPAAFSSFYKYVSQHELTDHTVEFDSSYSFDIGKVHKDPYAYFNRYFLDRRNNVNPLLQAVLKDIHVTKGDIRICDIAKRNYTTVRQLERMFKTHIGLTPKEYVKIVRFQSVLSLMDDPEVSLSDIAFEGGYYDQSHLTNEMKRYTGLTPARF from the coding sequence ATGAAACATCAGATAGCTAAACCGTGCCCGGCATTAGCCTCCCATATCCATTCTTTCTGGGAACTGAAAGGTGACGACAACGACAATCAATGGGAACGTATATTCCCTGACGGATGTGCCGGCATCGTGGTGAACCTGGGAGCATCGTGTAAAACGGATAGTGGCCTGACCACCATGGAGCATGGTAAAACATACGTGGTAGGTGCCATGACCACTTTTAAGGACAGTTTTATGAACATGGACACACATCTGTTAGGCGTATGTTTGAAACCGGCCGCGTTCTCTTCTTTTTATAAGTATGTTTCCCAGCATGAACTGACTGATCATACGGTAGAATTTGATTCTTCCTATTCTTTTGATATCGGGAAGGTCCATAAAGACCCTTACGCTTATTTCAACCGGTATTTTTTAGACAGGAGAAACAATGTAAATCCGCTGCTGCAGGCTGTGCTGAAGGACATACATGTGACTAAAGGAGATATACGCATCTGTGATATCGCTAAACGGAATTATACCACTGTCCGGCAATTGGAACGGATGTTTAAAACGCATATCGGACTAACGCCAAAGGAATATGTGAAGATTGTACGCTTCCAGTCTGTTCTTTCCCTGATGGATGACCCGGAGGTGAGCTTGTCAGATATCGCTTTTGAAGGGGGGTATTATGACCAGTCGCATCTGACAAACGAAATGAAGCGTTATACAGGGCTTACTCCTGCACGATTCTGA
- a CDS encoding AAA domain-containing protein, with protein sequence MDHSFIVYLKNKTSLKFEYKEDVATVETTDKGYRITFINGRSYNYGADKVLYYPRLSSRAEVRIYEHGKLNRRYNAVDDYGRYLIFRNGDNCSYPVENNGHIEICDIKKNIDKTVSVINYFKKILEGSHNISLEIPSEERDTKSSNQVSNEILLEAIEGIDLWESRSVLSAYADGSRPLQSTSGELLIYPFGCNGSQKEAVETALSNSISIIEGPPGTGKTQTILNIIANLIVQHKTVAIVSNNNAAVFNVQQKLSALGYGMLVAPLGSKANKASFFDHLEEQTVRQDFEVSEERLKSLADEARHLDSVLTTCFQYRNQLASLKTTLSDAEMEFSHIKAEQPLDQHIKAILDKKFRRKSTSGRILKLKDFLSIIGVENRLSIINKLKLVLQYGFFDLKSINRYREALPVYVNHKFYELYIAKTKKEILYLEKWLRSNNEETNLNNFVKVSKELFDAALFKKYSQLDKVAFTVENYRRQFDAFTARYPVILSSTLSLHTSIPKGHLFDYLIIDEASQVDIIKSGVCFSCCRNAIVVGDSMQLTHIVDKQIRAAVSKLQAEYNISPAYDYVEKSILNSLKSLYENNIKSVMLKEHYRCHPVIIGFCNKKYYGNQLVIMTSGENHPFRIIETNISGGRKHYNQRQIDETDLYIRERYTEDYKKVGVVAPYRNHATRLQKQLPSGIEADTIHKFQGREKEVIVFNTVDDKIGEFIDDPRLINVAVSRAAKEFIVVKPASMELPHGTNIGDMIRYICYHTDPAETTIQGRIRSVFDLLYKEYNQAFDSFLSSNKHIKGSPAEIIIHKLLKDNILLNNAQFSSIDMVREYKLIDLIRDFKAFSEDEIRFIRHNSRIDFLLYNKIDKTPVLAIEVDGVSAHDDLLQWERDKKKNHILEIIGLPLLRLSTDGHNEEARIIEKLNAAMALG encoded by the coding sequence ATGGATCATTCGTTCATTGTGTACCTAAAAAATAAAACATCCCTCAAATTTGAGTACAAAGAAGATGTTGCTACTGTAGAAACTACTGACAAGGGATACCGTATTACATTTATCAACGGAAGAAGCTATAATTATGGAGCTGACAAAGTTCTATATTATCCCCGTTTATCAAGCCGCGCAGAAGTGCGCATATATGAGCATGGCAAATTAAACCGGCGATATAATGCGGTGGATGATTACGGACGTTATTTGATTTTTAGAAATGGAGATAATTGTTCTTATCCGGTTGAAAACAATGGTCATATTGAAATTTGTGATATAAAAAAGAATATTGATAAGACAGTATCGGTAATCAACTACTTTAAAAAAATACTGGAAGGAAGTCATAACATATCCCTGGAGATTCCATCTGAAGAGAGGGATACTAAAAGCTCAAATCAAGTAAGCAATGAAATATTACTAGAAGCTATTGAAGGGATAGATCTGTGGGAATCGAGGTCTGTGCTGTCTGCATACGCAGATGGGTCCAGGCCGCTGCAAAGCACTTCCGGTGAACTGCTGATTTATCCTTTCGGCTGCAATGGAAGCCAAAAAGAGGCGGTGGAGACCGCGCTTAGCAATAGTATAAGCATTATAGAAGGGCCTCCGGGCACCGGAAAAACGCAAACGATCCTGAATATCATAGCTAATCTTATCGTGCAGCATAAAACTGTTGCCATTGTTTCGAATAATAATGCTGCAGTATTTAATGTACAGCAGAAGCTGTCAGCGTTGGGGTATGGAATGTTGGTGGCTCCGCTTGGGAGTAAGGCTAACAAAGCCTCATTCTTTGACCATCTCGAAGAACAAACAGTCCGCCAGGATTTTGAGGTGTCGGAGGAGCGGTTAAAGAGCCTGGCGGATGAAGCTCGCCATCTGGATTCCGTGCTCACTACGTGTTTTCAGTACCGGAATCAACTAGCTTCCTTGAAAACAACATTGTCAGATGCTGAAATGGAATTTAGCCATATAAAAGCAGAACAACCACTCGATCAGCACATCAAAGCTATACTCGATAAGAAATTTCGCCGTAAATCGACTTCAGGAAGGATCTTAAAGTTAAAAGATTTTCTATCAATCATTGGCGTAGAAAACAGGTTGTCTATCATTAATAAGCTAAAGCTTGTGCTGCAATACGGCTTCTTTGACCTGAAGAGCATAAACCGGTACAGGGAAGCACTGCCGGTTTATGTTAATCATAAGTTTTACGAGCTATATATCGCAAAAACAAAAAAAGAAATCCTGTATCTTGAAAAATGGTTGAGATCAAACAACGAAGAGACTAATCTTAATAATTTTGTTAAGGTATCTAAAGAGCTATTCGATGCTGCGTTGTTTAAAAAATACAGCCAGTTAGACAAAGTTGCGTTTACAGTTGAGAATTATCGCCGACAGTTTGATGCCTTCACTGCACGTTATCCTGTAATACTGAGTTCCACACTTTCATTGCACACGAGCATTCCGAAAGGGCACCTTTTTGATTATCTGATTATTGATGAAGCCTCGCAGGTGGATATCATTAAGTCTGGCGTGTGTTTTTCCTGTTGCCGAAATGCGATTGTAGTGGGCGATAGTATGCAATTGACCCATATTGTAGACAAACAGATTAGAGCGGCTGTATCGAAACTGCAAGCGGAATACAATATTTCTCCTGCTTACGACTATGTTGAAAAGAGTATTCTAAACTCACTGAAAAGCCTGTATGAAAATAACATTAAGTCGGTGATGCTGAAGGAACATTACAGATGCCACCCTGTTATTATTGGATTTTGCAACAAGAAGTACTATGGAAACCAGTTGGTTATTATGACTTCCGGGGAGAATCATCCGTTTAGGATTATTGAGACCAACATATCAGGAGGGAGAAAGCATTACAACCAAAGACAGATCGATGAAACGGACTTGTATATTCGTGAGCGTTATACTGAAGACTATAAAAAAGTTGGCGTGGTTGCACCCTACAGAAATCATGCAACCCGGCTGCAAAAGCAACTGCCATCCGGAATAGAGGCCGACACTATCCATAAGTTTCAGGGACGAGAGAAAGAGGTGATTGTATTTAATACGGTAGATGACAAAATAGGAGAATTTATAGATGATCCCAGGCTGATAAATGTGGCGGTATCAAGAGCTGCGAAAGAGTTTATTGTTGTGAAACCAGCGTCTATGGAGCTTCCTCACGGGACAAACATCGGTGATATGATACGCTACATATGTTATCATACTGATCCGGCTGAAACCACTATCCAGGGTCGTATACGTTCCGTCTTTGATCTTTTGTATAAGGAGTATAACCAGGCCTTTGATTCGTTTCTTTCGTCTAATAAGCACATCAAAGGATCTCCCGCAGAGATTATTATTCATAAATTACTTAAGGATAATATATTATTAAACAATGCCCAATTCTCATCTATTGATATGGTGCGGGAATATAAGCTGATAGATCTTATTCGGGATTTTAAGGCATTTTCGGAGGATGAAATCCGCTTTATAAGGCATAATTCAAGGATTGATTTTCTGTTGTATAACAAGATTGATAAAACCCCTGTCCTGGCTATCGAGGTAGACGGAGTGTCGGCTCATGACGACCTGTTACAGTGGGAAAGGGATAAAAAGAAAAATCATATTCTGGAAATAATAGGCCTTCCATTACTTAGGTTGTCAACCGATGGGCATAATGAGGAGGCAAGAATTATTGAAAAATTAAATGCTGCCATGGCGTTAGGCTGA
- a CDS encoding LysR family transcriptional regulator has product MVNLEWYRTFKAVYQTGSLTAASKILFISQPNVSQHLALLEAHVGKTLFERKPRIAPTDYGRLFYTQVVAPLEMLEKVEEGFNAASLKKQTPIIRLGVVQEYFQAVLSEHIMTMDANLVVSFGHTGELLDRLHKGALDFVVATKSARYKEIVFEPVRQETYVIIGSKTMDTTEFDRYVKKEDWEGSESWLLSRPWVAYTTDLAIIRRFWKKNFNKRPAIKPYCVIPNMHLILKSLKRCAALTIAADYLLDDDLKVIWRGKIPMDNTLYLAYDKTKALPEQVRMMKQFCQ; this is encoded by the coding sequence ATGGTAAATTTGGAATGGTACAGGACTTTTAAGGCAGTTTATCAGACGGGGTCGCTGACAGCCGCGTCGAAGATTTTATTTATATCTCAGCCTAATGTGAGCCAGCATCTGGCCTTGCTGGAGGCACATGTAGGGAAGACATTGTTTGAACGAAAACCAAGGATCGCTCCTACTGACTATGGCAGGTTGTTTTATACACAGGTAGTGGCCCCGCTGGAAATGCTGGAAAAAGTGGAGGAGGGGTTTAATGCAGCCAGCCTGAAAAAACAAACACCGATTATCCGGTTAGGGGTTGTACAGGAATATTTCCAGGCTGTATTATCAGAGCATATAATGACGATGGATGCCAACCTGGTTGTGTCTTTCGGGCATACCGGAGAGTTGTTGGACAGGTTACATAAAGGAGCATTGGATTTTGTGGTGGCAACGAAGTCGGCGCGGTATAAGGAAATTGTTTTTGAGCCTGTTCGGCAGGAAACCTACGTCATCATAGGCAGTAAAACGATGGATACCACTGAGTTTGACAGGTATGTGAAAAAAGAAGACTGGGAAGGCAGTGAATCCTGGTTATTGTCGCGGCCCTGGGTGGCGTATACTACTGATCTGGCTATTATACGCAGGTTCTGGAAAAAGAATTTTAACAAACGGCCGGCTATCAAACCCTATTGCGTCATACCGAATATGCACCTGATCCTGAAATCGCTGAAACGCTGTGCAGCATTGACCATAGCAGCGGATTACCTGTTGGATGACGACCTGAAAGTAATCTGGCGTGGAAAAATACCGATGGACAACACGCTGTACCTGGCTTATGATAAGACAAAGGCCCTGCCGGAGCAGGTGCGGATGATGAAACAATTTTGTCAGTAA